Proteins found in one bacterium genomic segment:
- a CDS encoding endonuclease/exonuclease/phosphatase family protein, with product MANFRLIARWLCALVLLVSFSVPALSEPGYNVQPDNSVHFAYQNATASSVKVAGDFTDWSTSPLDMVQNGEDWTVDTAPLAEGAHFYKYIVDGSWIPDPANPMGEDDGFSGTNSAFGIGGRDLGGDNVIRIASLNLHTYQEEDALLKLEQIAFAFDAMNIDVAILQEVGEHVSDSSRPNAGGVIKDHLEQLTGDTWHYEWRMAHIGFDVYREGLGILSRTPLSNVNEYELSGGALRRNALAVESEVKGVHMRFCTAHTSWPSAGGDEEVRKLIEFLDGDLTEGVDATLIGGDFNASTTDPQIQRVLAAGFVDVGASVGNTNGTIGDPPGSRIDYQFLKAHDVASAPSPQSVIRTFNRNADANTYQPRVSDHVGLLAIYENPAPQPSPTGILMR from the coding sequence ATGGCCAATTTTCGTCTTATTGCCAGGTGGCTGTGCGCTCTCGTACTCCTGGTTTCCTTTTCAGTTCCTGCACTCTCCGAACCCGGTTACAACGTTCAGCCGGACAACTCGGTTCACTTCGCCTACCAGAATGCGACTGCTTCGTCCGTGAAGGTTGCAGGCGATTTTACGGACTGGAGCACCTCTCCGCTCGATATGGTTCAGAACGGTGAAGACTGGACCGTGGACACTGCGCCGTTGGCCGAAGGCGCACATTTCTATAAGTACATCGTCGATGGATCCTGGATTCCCGATCCAGCCAATCCAATGGGTGAGGATGATGGCTTTTCCGGAACGAATTCAGCATTCGGAATCGGTGGCCGCGACCTGGGAGGAGACAACGTGATTCGCATCGCATCGCTCAACTTGCACACTTACCAGGAGGAAGACGCCCTTCTGAAACTCGAACAGATCGCCTTTGCATTCGATGCGATGAACATCGACGTCGCGATCCTGCAGGAAGTCGGAGAGCACGTTTCCGACTCTTCGCGTCCGAATGCCGGCGGCGTTATCAAGGATCACCTCGAGCAACTGACCGGCGACACGTGGCACTACGAGTGGCGGATGGCGCACATCGGCTTCGACGTCTATCGTGAGGGGTTGGGCATTCTATCACGCACGCCGCTTTCAAATGTGAACGAGTACGAACTCAGTGGGGGAGCGCTGCGGCGCAATGCGCTCGCCGTTGAGTCGGAGGTGAAAGGCGTTCACATGCGCTTCTGCACGGCGCACACATCATGGCCGTCCGCGGGAGGCGATGAGGAGGTTCGCAAGCTGATTGAATTTCTCGATGGAGATCTGACAGAAGGAGTCGATGCAACGCTGATCGGCGGCGACTTCAACGCCAGCACAACCGACCCGCAGATTCAGCGCGTCCTCGCAGCGGGATTCGTGGACGTGGGAGCGAGCGTTGGCAATACAAACGGAACCATCGGCGATCCGCCGGGCAGCCGGATCGATTATCAGTTCCTGAAGGCGCACGACGTAGCGAGTGCTCCGAGTCCGCAATCCGTTATTCGCACGTTCAATCGCAACGCCGATGCGAATACCTACCAGCCGCGCGTCAGCGACCATGTGGGCTTACTGGCAATCTACGAGAATCCCGCGCCGCAGCCTTCACCAACCGGGATTCTGATGCGCTGA
- a CDS encoding glycosyltransferase family 4 protein gives MRYWNLSTRLAERFSVNMADPTHADAEPETVEHTPNCIEKRIPKTGRYMWWHRFLNRTSKFAECSALVATLAAPRHRELRAEARRITRDADIVIHSCPFLWKLYPRPRRGQLLVYDSYNVEANMARDMFGSGLWAKWAVGRIRRLEGGLCRAAHVILACSHEDAEGFVELYGVDRSKIVIVPNGVDVEAVRPAPEQREAGRERLGLSADRPAAFFIGSFHPPNTEAAEYIVGSVAPQVPEADFLIAGRVCQSFEGLELPPNVRMLGLVDEQTKADLFAATDVALNPMFSGSGTNLKMLEHLAAGQPILTTPLGARGLDLEHGRHAWILPERRYVRGLKELLANAGARRALGHHGRELAESRFSWQVIGRELADLLEMKISPRILYLNDYQVSPVISGGCQRLNAVATELSKNVLPVTLLTLTTEESARRVSHSARYEELNIPRSGAHRAVDAFLNRRLGVAPDDATAIAFHWLTPAYRRALERETIAPALIVLGHTFMVRQAERFRDRLPIFYDSHNAEFSLKRQLYPSSLVGRWLKSVVRRGERDALQMSFAASCVAQGDLEAFVSELGAGPEKLFIADNGVDCSRLTPVDVDVRPRLRQAIGMGTRPAAIFLGSGHPPNADAARFLFEEVAPANPDALFLIAGGVCGWFSPNQVPKNVVLMGMVSDAVKDFLLLTADVALNPVFRGSGTNIKLMDYLSAGLPVICTPVGARGLPANANGVVVSEPDEFGPALAELLGDLDRRRELALGARELAVRQFDWPIALGPQVNHIRGELQEIDESRS, from the coding sequence TTGCGCTATTGGAATCTGTCCACGCGACTGGCGGAACGATTCAGCGTCAATATGGCGGATCCGACGCACGCCGACGCGGAGCCGGAGACTGTCGAGCATACACCCAACTGCATCGAGAAGCGCATTCCAAAAACCGGGCGCTACATGTGGTGGCATCGCTTCCTGAATCGCACGTCGAAGTTCGCGGAGTGCTCGGCGCTTGTGGCGACGCTGGCGGCTCCGCGACATCGTGAACTGCGCGCCGAGGCAAGACGTATCACGCGCGACGCGGACATCGTCATCCATTCGTGCCCGTTTCTCTGGAAGCTCTATCCGCGTCCGCGCCGGGGGCAGTTGCTTGTCTACGATTCGTACAACGTGGAAGCCAACATGGCGCGAGACATGTTCGGCAGTGGGTTGTGGGCGAAATGGGCAGTCGGGCGGATTCGTCGATTGGAAGGTGGGCTCTGCCGCGCGGCGCACGTGATCCTGGCCTGTAGCCACGAGGATGCCGAAGGCTTCGTTGAATTGTACGGTGTTGATCGGTCGAAAATCGTCATCGTCCCGAACGGAGTGGATGTCGAAGCCGTTCGCCCTGCGCCGGAACAACGCGAGGCCGGCCGTGAACGCCTTGGCCTTTCTGCAGATCGTCCGGCTGCGTTCTTCATCGGCAGCTTCCACCCGCCAAACACCGAAGCTGCCGAGTACATCGTCGGTTCGGTCGCTCCGCAGGTTCCCGAAGCGGATTTCCTCATCGCCGGAAGGGTCTGCCAGTCCTTCGAAGGACTCGAACTGCCGCCCAATGTTCGAATGCTGGGCCTGGTCGACGAGCAGACGAAGGCTGACCTGTTTGCGGCCACCGATGTGGCTCTGAACCCGATGTTCTCCGGCAGCGGTACGAATCTGAAGATGCTGGAGCACCTGGCCGCAGGCCAGCCGATCCTGACGACTCCACTTGGCGCCCGCGGCCTGGATCTGGAGCACGGCCGACACGCCTGGATTCTGCCGGAGCGACGGTACGTTAGAGGGCTGAAAGAACTCCTCGCCAACGCAGGCGCGCGGCGGGCCCTCGGTCACCATGGGCGGGAACTGGCGGAATCGCGATTCTCGTGGCAAGTCATCGGCCGGGAACTGGCCGATCTGCTGGAGATGAAGATCAGCCCGCGCATTCTATACTTGAATGACTACCAGGTAAGCCCTGTGATTTCAGGTGGCTGTCAGCGACTCAACGCCGTCGCGACAGAGCTCTCCAAGAACGTCCTGCCGGTGACTTTGCTAACGCTGACGACGGAGGAGTCGGCAAGACGGGTTTCGCATTCGGCTCGTTATGAGGAGCTCAACATCCCGCGATCCGGCGCCCATCGAGCCGTCGATGCGTTCCTCAATCGGCGTCTGGGCGTCGCGCCGGATGATGCGACGGCGATCGCATTTCATTGGCTGACCCCAGCCTATCGCCGCGCGCTGGAGCGCGAAACGATCGCGCCCGCCTTGATTGTGCTGGGGCATACATTCATGGTCCGCCAGGCTGAGCGTTTCCGCGATCGCCTGCCCATCTTCTACGATTCACACAACGCGGAGTTCTCCCTGAAGCGCCAACTCTACCCCAGCAGCCTGGTCGGACGGTGGCTGAAGTCGGTGGTCCGGCGCGGCGAGCGCGATGCCCTTCAGATGTCGTTCGCCGCCTCTTGCGTCGCCCAGGGCGACCTGGAGGCATTCGTTTCAGAACTTGGGGCCGGTCCAGAGAAGCTCTTCATCGCTGATAACGGCGTGGATTGCTCGCGCCTGACGCCGGTCGATGTGGACGTTCGGCCGCGTCTGAGACAGGCTATTGGAATGGGAACGCGGCCTGCGGCGATCTTCCTCGGCAGCGGGCATCCACCCAACGCCGACGCGGCTCGCTTTCTATTCGAGGAAGTCGCTCCGGCCAACCCCGATGCGCTCTTCCTGATTGCAGGCGGAGTCTGCGGCTGGTTCAGCCCCAATCAGGTGCCGAAGAATGTCGTCCTTATGGGCATGGTGTCGGATGCCGTGAAGGACTTCCTGCTTCTGACCGCGGACGTCGCGCTGAACCCGGTATTTCGAGGCTCCGGGACGAACATCAAACTGATGGATTACCTTAGTGCCGGACTGCCAGTGATCTGTACGCCGGTCGGCGCACGGGGACTGCCGGCGAATGCCAACGGAGTCGTCGTCAGCGAGCCCGATGAATTCGGACCGGCGCTGGCGGAATTGCTGGGCGATCTGGATCGGCGCCGTGAACTCGCCCTGGGCGCCCGCGAACTGGCCGTTCGCCAGTTTGACTGGCCAATTGCCCTGGGTCCTCAGGTCAACCACATCCGGGGCGAATTGCAGGAGATCGACGAGAGTCGGTCCTGA
- a CDS encoding UbiX family flavin prenyltransferase gives MKRIVVGISGASGIVYGTRLVETLVHLRWEVHLLVTSSAWKVMQSEMGLSAAGPGMALTDWLDITAEQADAQIRTYNNRDIAAPMASGTFRAHAMIVMPASMKTVAAMAHGYSDNLLTRCADCFLKEKRPLLVVPRETPFSLIHLRNLTTLAEAGAHIIPAMPGFYHDPQTVDDLVNFMVMKVLESAGIDNEFAMEWKGPRS, from the coding sequence ATGAAACGCATCGTTGTCGGCATCTCCGGGGCTTCCGGCATTGTGTACGGGACCCGGCTGGTTGAGACCCTTGTTCACCTGCGCTGGGAAGTGCACCTTCTCGTGACCTCCAGCGCCTGGAAGGTAATGCAGTCGGAGATGGGCCTGAGCGCGGCCGGCCCCGGCATGGCCTTGACGGACTGGCTGGACATCACCGCCGAACAGGCCGATGCCCAGATTCGCACTTACAACAACCGGGATATCGCCGCCCCGATGGCATCCGGCACCTTCCGTGCGCACGCCATGATCGTCATGCCCGCATCGATGAAGACCGTCGCGGCGATGGCGCATGGGTACTCGGACAATCTGCTGACGCGATGTGCGGACTGTTTTCTGAAGGAGAAGCGCCCGCTTCTCGTTGTGCCGAGAGAGACGCCGTTTTCGCTGATTCACCTGCGCAATCTGACGACCCTGGCAGAGGCCGGCGCACACATCATCCCGGCCATGCCGGGATTCTATCATGATCCTCAGACTGTCGACGATCTGGTGAACTTCATGGTGATGAAGGTTTTGGAGTCAGCCGGCATCGACAACGAATTCGCCATGGAATGGAAAGGGCCGCGATCGTAA
- the ubiE gene encoding bifunctional demethylmenaquinone methyltransferase/2-methoxy-6-polyprenyl-1,4-benzoquinol methylase UbiE — protein sequence MPSKDPARIQSMFGRIAPTYDLLNHALSMNIDQAWRRYTTRKALRASDRRVLDLACGTGDLAITLRKHADPEAEVIGADFCMPMLKIADRKAPLSFVQADGLCLPFADASFDLVTIAFGLRNMADPKAGIREMGRVIRPGGRLAILEFTTPQNAVFKGLYLAYFKHILPFAGNLVSGSRAYRYLTDSVLEWPGRPELARWIRAEGFSRVRHRQLTFGIAALHIAEKEKA from the coding sequence ATGCCATCGAAGGACCCCGCCCGTATTCAATCGATGTTCGGGCGGATTGCCCCCACTTACGATCTGTTGAACCACGCTCTCAGCATGAACATCGATCAGGCGTGGCGTCGCTACACGACGCGTAAGGCATTGCGTGCCAGCGATCGGCGCGTCTTGGATCTAGCGTGTGGGACGGGAGACTTGGCGATTACGTTGCGAAAGCACGCCGACCCGGAGGCGGAAGTGATCGGCGCGGACTTCTGTATGCCAATGCTGAAGATCGCGGATCGCAAGGCACCGCTCTCGTTTGTCCAGGCCGACGGCCTGTGCCTTCCCTTTGCGGACGCCTCCTTCGACCTCGTGACGATAGCCTTCGGGCTGCGCAACATGGCCGATCCAAAGGCCGGCATCCGGGAGATGGGACGAGTAATTCGCCCAGGCGGACGGCTCGCAATCCTGGAATTCACAACGCCGCAGAATGCTGTTTTCAAAGGACTTTACCTGGCGTATTTCAAGCACATCCTGCCATTTGCCGGAAACCTGGTATCTGGATCCCGGGCCTATCGGTACCTCACCGATTCGGTCTTGGAGTGGCCCGGCCGGCCGGAACTGGCGCGCTGGATTCGCGCGGAAGGATTCTCGCGCGTCCGCCACCGTCAGTTGACGTTCGGAATCGCGGCCCTGCACATCGCGGAGAAGGAGAAAGCATGA